A single region of the Streptomyces sp. AM 4-1-1 genome encodes:
- a CDS encoding glycine--tRNA ligase, with protein sequence MAADKIDSIVSLSKRRGFVYPCSEIYGGQKAAWDYGPLGVELKENLKRQWWRYMVTSREDVVGLDSSVILASDVWVASGHVATFSDPLTECTSCHKRYRADHLEEAYEEKHNHAPANGLADLNCPNCGNKGTFTEPKQFSGLLSTHLGPTQDSGSVAYLRPETAQGIFTNFGQVQQTSRKKPPFGIAQMGKSFRNEITPGNFIFRTREFEQMEMEFFVKPGEDEQWQEYWMEQRWNWYRDLGMREENMRWFEHPKEKLSHYSKRTADIEYRFRFGGSEWGELEGVANRTDYDLTAHSKASGTDLSYFDQEAGERWTPYVIEPAAGVGRAMLAFLLDAYIEDEAPNAKGVMEKRTVMRLDPRLAPVKVAVLPLSRNSQLSPKAKGLATDLRKNWNIEFDDAGAIGRRYRRQDEIGTPFCVTVDFDTLDDNAVTVRERDTMTQERVSLDQIQAYLGARLAGC encoded by the coding sequence GTGGCCGCCGACAAGATCGACTCCATCGTCAGCCTGAGCAAGCGCCGTGGCTTCGTCTATCCCTGCAGTGAGATCTACGGTGGCCAGAAGGCCGCCTGGGACTACGGGCCGCTGGGCGTCGAGCTGAAGGAGAACCTCAAGCGCCAGTGGTGGCGCTACATGGTCACCTCCCGCGAGGACGTGGTCGGTCTCGACTCGTCGGTCATCCTGGCGTCCGACGTGTGGGTGGCCTCCGGGCACGTCGCCACCTTCTCGGACCCGCTGACCGAGTGCACCTCCTGTCACAAGCGCTACCGCGCGGACCACCTGGAGGAGGCGTACGAGGAGAAGCACAACCACGCGCCCGCCAACGGCCTGGCCGACCTCAACTGCCCCAACTGCGGCAACAAGGGCACCTTCACCGAGCCCAAGCAGTTCTCGGGTCTGCTCTCGACCCACCTCGGCCCCACCCAGGACTCCGGTTCCGTCGCCTATCTGCGGCCCGAGACCGCGCAGGGCATCTTCACCAACTTCGGCCAGGTGCAGCAGACTTCGCGCAAGAAGCCGCCGTTCGGCATCGCCCAGATGGGCAAGTCCTTCCGGAACGAGATCACTCCGGGCAACTTCATCTTCCGCACCCGCGAGTTCGAGCAGATGGAGATGGAGTTCTTCGTCAAGCCGGGCGAGGACGAGCAGTGGCAGGAATACTGGATGGAGCAGCGCTGGAACTGGTACCGCGACCTCGGCATGCGCGAGGAGAACATGCGCTGGTTCGAGCACCCGAAGGAGAAGCTGTCCCACTACTCGAAGCGCACCGCTGACATCGAGTACCGCTTTCGCTTCGGCGGCAGCGAGTGGGGCGAGCTGGAGGGCGTCGCCAACCGCACGGACTACGACCTCACCGCGCACTCCAAGGCGTCCGGCACCGACCTGTCGTACTTCGACCAGGAGGCCGGCGAGCGCTGGACCCCGTACGTCATCGAGCCCGCGGCCGGTGTCGGCCGCGCGATGCTGGCCTTCCTCCTCGACGCCTACATCGAGGACGAGGCGCCGAACGCCAAGGGCGTCATGGAGAAGCGCACCGTGATGCGCCTCGACCCGCGCCTGGCGCCGGTCAAGGTCGCGGTGCTGCCGCTGTCGCGCAACTCGCAGCTGTCGCCGAAGGCCAAGGGCCTCGCCACCGACCTGCGGAAGAACTGGAACATCGAGTTCGACGACGCGGGCGCCATCGGCCGCCGCTACCGCCGTCAGGACGAGATCGGTACGCCGTTCTGCGTGACCGTGGACTTCGATACCCTCGACGACAACGCGGTGACCGTGCGCGAGCGCGACACGATGACGCAGGAGCGCGTCTCGCTGGACCAGATCCAGGCGTACCTGGGTGCCCGTCTGGCGGGCTGCTGA
- a CDS encoding metal ABC transporter substrate-binding protein encodes MNVRRLIPLAAVSGAVALGLTAVSACSSGTAGDDHRSGDKLAVVASFYPMQFLAEEIGGKHVSVTALTKPGVEPHDLELSPRQIGGLSDADYILYLRGLQPAVDDAVEQSGARHAVDAAKFTTLENHGAEVDGGGDEHAHDGGHDEHDHGGSGADPHIWLDPVKYAEVAKGVGTSLEKADPDHAADYRENTDALVGRLGALDTAYRTGLRNTTTKTFITTHSAFGYLAERYGLKQEGIAGLDPEAEPSPARIKEIQAVAKRDRASTVFFEALASDKTAKTLAGDTGLRTDVLDPLEGITDASHGDDYIEVMESNLAALRKALGAK; translated from the coding sequence ATGAACGTACGACGCCTCATACCCCTCGCCGCCGTCTCCGGAGCGGTCGCCCTCGGTCTCACGGCCGTCTCCGCCTGCTCCTCCGGCACCGCGGGGGACGATCACAGGAGCGGCGACAAACTGGCCGTGGTGGCGTCCTTCTACCCGATGCAGTTCCTGGCCGAGGAGATCGGCGGGAAGCACGTCTCCGTCACCGCGCTGACCAAGCCGGGCGTCGAGCCGCACGATCTGGAGCTGTCCCCCCGGCAGATCGGCGGGCTGAGCGACGCCGACTACATCCTCTACCTCAGGGGCCTCCAGCCCGCCGTCGACGACGCGGTCGAGCAGTCCGGGGCCCGGCACGCGGTCGACGCCGCGAAGTTCACCACGCTGGAGAACCACGGCGCGGAGGTCGACGGCGGCGGGGACGAGCACGCGCACGACGGCGGACACGACGAACACGACCACGGCGGGTCCGGCGCCGACCCGCACATCTGGCTGGACCCGGTGAAGTACGCCGAGGTCGCCAAGGGGGTCGGCACGTCCCTGGAGAAGGCCGACCCGGACCACGCCGCCGACTACCGCGAGAACACCGACGCCCTGGTCGGACGCCTCGGCGCCCTCGACACGGCGTACCGTACGGGGCTGAGGAACACCACCACCAAGACCTTCATCACCACCCACTCCGCCTTCGGCTACCTCGCCGAGCGGTACGGGCTGAAGCAGGAGGGCATCGCCGGTCTCGACCCCGAGGCCGAGCCGAGCCCCGCCCGGATCAAGGAGATCCAGGCGGTCGCGAAGCGGGACAGGGCGAGCACCGTCTTCTTCGAAGCACTCGCCAGTGACAAGACCGCCAAGACCCTCGCGGGGGACACCGGGCTGCGGACCGATGTCCTCGACCCGCTGGAGGGAATCACGGACGCGTCCCACGGCGATGACTACATCGAGGTCATGGAGTCCAACCTCGCCGCGCTGCGGAAGGCACTCGGCGCGAAGTGA
- a CDS encoding metal ABC transporter ATP-binding protein, translating into MPEPTTLEPTSTPDPPPARQAPPGTTDPTGTGATPESGPDPLLATGHRGDPVIAVRGATATLGARPVLRGVDFTVNRGEVVALLGANGSGKSTAVRSVIGQVQLTGGAIELFATPLRRFRSWARVGYVPQRTTAASGVPATIREVVSSGRLSRTRLRWPGKADRAAVQRAIELVGLADRAGDSVDTLSGGQHQRVLIARALAAEPELLIMDEPMAGVDLHSQEILATTLREQVAAGTTVLLVLHELGPLEPLIDRAVVLRDGCVMHDGPPPKAVGQHALPGHDHVHPHAASEPARTGLLS; encoded by the coding sequence ATGCCCGAGCCCACCACCCTCGAACCCACGTCCACACCGGACCCCCCGCCCGCCCGGCAGGCACCCCCCGGTACCACCGACCCCACCGGTACCGGTGCCACGCCCGAGTCCGGCCCCGACCCCCTCCTGGCCACCGGTCACCGCGGCGACCCGGTGATCGCCGTGCGGGGCGCGACCGCCACGCTCGGCGCCCGACCCGTGCTGCGCGGCGTCGACTTCACCGTCAACCGCGGCGAGGTCGTCGCCCTGCTCGGCGCCAACGGCTCCGGCAAGTCGACGGCCGTGCGCTCGGTCATCGGCCAGGTCCAGCTGACCGGCGGCGCGATCGAGCTGTTCGCCACCCCGCTGCGCCGCTTCCGGTCCTGGGCACGGGTCGGTTACGTACCGCAGCGCACCACCGCCGCGTCCGGCGTCCCCGCGACCATCCGCGAGGTGGTCTCGTCCGGCCGGCTGTCCCGCACCCGGCTGCGGTGGCCGGGCAAGGCGGACCGGGCCGCCGTCCAGCGGGCCATCGAGCTGGTCGGACTCGCCGACCGGGCGGGCGACTCCGTGGACACCCTGTCCGGAGGGCAGCACCAGCGCGTCCTGATCGCGCGGGCGCTCGCCGCCGAACCGGAGCTCCTGATCATGGACGAGCCGATGGCGGGCGTCGACCTGCACAGCCAGGAAATCCTCGCCACCACCCTGCGCGAGCAGGTCGCGGCGGGCACCACGGTGCTGCTCGTCCTGCACGAGCTGGGCCCGCTGGAGCCTCTGATCGACCGGGCCGTGGTGCTGCGCGACGGCTGCGTGATGCACGACGGACCGCCCCCGAAGGCCGTCGGCCAGCACGCGCTGCCCGGCCACGACCACGTACACCCCCACGCGGCTTCCGAGCCCGCCCGGACCGGACTGCTGAGCTGA
- a CDS encoding metal ABC transporter permease, whose protein sequence is MEFLQPPFMQRALIAAVLVGVIAPAVGIYLVQRRQALMGDGIGHIAMTGVGLGFLLSTSPVWMATAVAVAGAITMELIRWYGRTRGDVALAMLFYGGMAGGVLLINLSDTGSNAKLSSYLFGSLSTVSPGDITAICLLAAFVLLVTLGLRRQLFAISQDEEFARVTGLPVRALNLLIAVTAAVTVTVAMRVVGLLLVSALMVVPVAAAQQITKSFAVTFVLSVVIGTAVTLAGTVTSYYQDVPPGATIVLLAIGVFVALTALAAPLARRRARAGETAGEECTLGVPAPRAGTDDLRV, encoded by the coding sequence ATGGAATTCCTCCAGCCCCCCTTCATGCAGCGGGCCCTGATCGCCGCCGTGCTGGTCGGCGTCATCGCCCCCGCCGTCGGCATCTATCTCGTGCAGCGCCGCCAGGCCCTGATGGGCGACGGCATCGGCCACATCGCGATGACCGGCGTCGGACTCGGCTTCCTGCTCTCCACCAGCCCGGTGTGGATGGCGACGGCCGTCGCGGTGGCCGGCGCGATCACGATGGAACTGATCCGCTGGTACGGACGCACCCGCGGCGACGTCGCGCTGGCCATGCTCTTCTACGGCGGTATGGCGGGCGGTGTGCTGCTGATCAACCTCTCCGACACCGGCTCCAACGCCAAGCTGAGCTCGTACCTCTTCGGCTCGCTCTCGACGGTCTCGCCCGGGGACATCACCGCGATCTGCCTGCTGGCCGCCTTCGTGCTGCTGGTCACCCTGGGCCTGCGGCGGCAGTTGTTCGCGATCAGCCAGGACGAGGAGTTCGCGCGGGTCACCGGGCTGCCGGTGCGCGCGCTGAACCTGCTGATCGCGGTGACGGCCGCGGTCACCGTCACCGTCGCGATGCGGGTCGTCGGCCTGTTGCTGGTCAGCGCGCTGATGGTGGTGCCGGTCGCCGCCGCGCAGCAGATCACCAAGTCCTTCGCGGTGACGTTCGTGCTCTCCGTGGTCATCGGCACGGCCGTGACCCTGGCCGGCACGGTGACCTCGTACTACCAGGACGTGCCGCCCGGCGCGACGATCGTGCTGCTGGCCATCGGCGTCTTCGTCGCCCTGACGGCGCTCGCCGCGCCGCTCGCGAGAAGGCGGGCGCGCGCGGGTGAAACGGCCGGGGAGGAGTGCACCCTGGGGGTACCGGCCCCACGCGCCGGCACGGACGACCTCCGGGTCTGA
- a CDS encoding transcriptional repressor yields MATAPISGTNTAPVRGRSTRQRAAVAAALDEVDEFRSAQELHDVLKHRGDSVGLTTVYRTLQSLADAGEVDVLRTDEGEAVYRRCSTGDHHHHLVCRVCGKAVEVEGPAVEQWAETIAAQHGYVNVAHTVEVFGTCEECARTPRS; encoded by the coding sequence GTGGCGACGGCGCCGATCAGTGGTACCAACACAGCCCCGGTACGCGGCCGGTCGACCCGGCAACGAGCGGCGGTGGCGGCGGCGCTCGACGAGGTGGACGAGTTCCGCAGCGCCCAGGAACTGCACGATGTGCTCAAGCACCGGGGCGACTCGGTCGGACTGACCACCGTCTACCGCACACTCCAGTCCCTGGCCGACGCGGGCGAGGTCGACGTCCTGCGCACCGACGAGGGGGAGGCGGTCTACCGCCGCTGCTCGACCGGCGACCACCACCATCACCTGGTGTGCCGGGTCTGCGGCAAGGCCGTCGAGGTCGAGGGACCGGCGGTGGAACAGTGGGCGGAGACGATCGCCGCCCAGCACGGCTATGTCAACGTGGCCCACACGGTGGAGGTCTTCGGCACCTGTGAGGAGTGCGCCAGGACCCCGCGGAGCTGA
- a CDS encoding YcxB family protein, with amino-acid sequence MTDAHQPEPAGGPVAPQAAGTAAGAVELEFRPTVQDLTEALRARNRVGAAGRRQRLLLVLSLVLGVAYAVGAGVAGLNPLPGGVLLVVAFALLLSPWLQARQFHRMFERQGGFRARADETGLTLSNDNSVTTTYWRALPRFVETPNLFVLVSDDRNAVGMTVLAKRGVRDEAELDRLRAILDRHLQRR; translated from the coding sequence GTGACCGACGCACATCAGCCGGAGCCGGCGGGAGGACCCGTGGCGCCGCAGGCCGCGGGGACGGCGGCGGGGGCGGTCGAGCTGGAGTTCCGGCCGACCGTCCAGGACCTGACCGAGGCGCTGCGCGCGCGGAACCGGGTCGGCGCCGCCGGAAGGCGACAGCGGCTCCTGCTCGTGTTGTCGCTCGTGCTGGGCGTGGCGTACGCGGTGGGGGCGGGGGTGGCGGGGCTGAACCCGCTTCCCGGCGGAGTCCTCCTCGTCGTGGCCTTCGCCCTGCTGCTGTCACCGTGGTTGCAGGCGCGCCAGTTCCACCGGATGTTCGAGCGCCAGGGCGGGTTCCGGGCGCGGGCGGACGAGACGGGTCTGACCCTCTCCAACGACAACAGCGTCACGACCACCTACTGGCGGGCCCTGCCCCGCTTCGTGGAGACGCCGAACCTGTTCGTGCTGGTCAGTGACGACAGGAACGCCGTCGGTATGACGGTGCTGGCCAAGCGCGGGGTGCGGGACGAGGCCGAGCTGGACCGGCTGCGGGCGATCCTCGACCGCCACCTCCAGCGCCGCTGA
- a CDS encoding isoprenyl transferase: MARRGILGRTRREYKTPEPHPSGARPPKIPGDLVPEHVAVVMDGNGRWAKERGLPRTEGHKVGEGVVMDVLKGCLEMGVKNLSLYAFSTENWKRSPEEVKFLMDFNRDVIRRRRDEMNELGIRIRWVGRMPKLWKSVVQELQVAQEQTRDNDAMTLYFCVNYGGRAEIADAAQHIAREVAAGRLDPSKVTEKTFAKYMYYPDMPDVDLFVRPSGEQRTSNYLIWQSAYAEMVFQDVLWPDFDRRDLWRACLEYAKRDRRFGGAEEAAAVAGSTPETQG; this comes from the coding sequence ATGGCACGACGCGGGATTCTGGGACGTACCCGGCGCGAGTACAAGACCCCCGAGCCGCACCCCTCCGGCGCCCGGCCCCCGAAGATCCCCGGTGATCTGGTCCCGGAGCACGTGGCGGTCGTGATGGACGGCAACGGCCGATGGGCGAAGGAGCGCGGTCTGCCGCGCACCGAGGGCCACAAGGTCGGTGAGGGCGTCGTGATGGACGTCCTCAAGGGCTGCCTGGAGATGGGCGTCAAGAACCTCTCGCTGTACGCCTTCTCCACCGAGAACTGGAAGCGGTCCCCGGAGGAGGTGAAGTTCCTGATGGACTTCAACCGGGACGTCATCCGCCGCCGCCGCGACGAGATGAACGAACTCGGCATCCGCATCCGCTGGGTGGGCCGGATGCCCAAGCTGTGGAAGTCGGTCGTCCAGGAACTCCAGGTCGCCCAGGAACAGACCCGGGACAACGACGCGATGACGCTCTACTTCTGCGTCAACTACGGTGGCCGGGCGGAGATCGCCGACGCGGCGCAGCACATCGCGCGGGAGGTCGCGGCGGGGCGGCTCGACCCCTCGAAGGTCACCGAGAAGACCTTCGCGAAGTACATGTACTACCCGGACATGCCGGACGTGGACCTCTTCGTACGCCCCAGCGGCGAGCAGCGCACCTCCAACTACCTGATCTGGCAGAGCGCGTACGCCGAGATGGTCTTCCAGGACGTTTTGTGGCCGGACTTCGACCGCCGTGACCTGTGGCGGGCCTGCCTGGAGTACGCCAAGCGCGACCGGCGGTTCGGCGGGGCGGAGGAAGCGGCTGCGGTGGCCGGGAGCACCCCGGAGACCCAGGGCTGA
- the recO gene encoding DNA repair protein RecO: protein MSLFRDDGVVLRTQKLGEADRIITILTRSHGRVRAVARGVRRTKSKFGARLEPFSHVDVQFFARGSELVGRGLPLCTQSETIAPYGGGIAADYARYTAGTAMLETAERFTDHEGEPAVQQYLLLVGGLRTLSRGEHAPHLILDAFLLRSLAVNGYAPSFVDCAKCGMPGPNRFFSVAAGGVICGDCRVPGSVVPSAEAVTLLSALLTGDWETADASEARHVREGSGLVSAYLHWHLERGLRSLRYVEK from the coding sequence ATGAGCTTGTTCCGGGACGACGGCGTCGTACTGCGTACGCAGAAGCTGGGCGAGGCCGACCGGATCATCACGATCCTGACCCGGAGCCACGGCCGGGTGCGGGCGGTCGCGCGCGGGGTGCGGCGCACCAAGTCGAAGTTCGGGGCCCGGCTGGAACCCTTCTCCCATGTGGACGTGCAGTTCTTCGCACGCGGCAGCGAACTCGTCGGGCGCGGTCTCCCGCTGTGCACCCAGAGCGAGACCATCGCCCCGTACGGAGGCGGGATCGCCGCCGACTACGCCCGCTACACGGCGGGCACCGCCATGCTGGAGACCGCCGAACGCTTCACCGACCACGAGGGGGAGCCCGCCGTCCAGCAGTACCTGCTGCTCGTCGGCGGGCTGCGGACCCTGTCGCGCGGGGAGCACGCGCCGCACCTCATCCTCGACGCCTTCCTGCTGCGCTCCCTCGCCGTCAACGGCTACGCCCCCAGCTTCGTCGACTGCGCGAAGTGCGGTATGCCCGGACCGAACCGGTTCTTCTCCGTCGCGGCGGGCGGAGTCATCTGCGGCGACTGCCGGGTGCCCGGCAGCGTCGTACCCTCAGCGGAGGCCGTCACCCTGCTGAGCGCGCTGCTCACCGGTGACTGGGAGACGGCGGACGCGAGCGAGGCGCGTCACGTCAGGGAGGGGAGCGGGCTGGTGTCCGCCTATCTGCACTGGCATCTGGAGCGCGGACTGCGCTCGCTGCGGTACGTAGAGAAGTGA
- a CDS encoding response regulator transcription factor: MIRVLLADDQRLVRAAFAMLVESAPDMEVVGQAGTGVEAVELARSARADLVVMDIRMPDLDGIGATRLIAADEDLAGVKVLVLTTFDTDEHVVEALRAGASGFLVKDTRPADLLTAIRTVAAGDALLSPGPTAGLIARVLRSPQPPVSGGPDGLSGRERQVLGLVARGLNNSEIAGTLGLSPLTAKTHVSRIMGKTGARDRAQLVIIAYESGLVTPAGDAADRSGPGTGTAVGAGGAGAGAAGPSPYRTMGA, translated from the coding sequence GTGATCCGCGTACTGCTCGCCGACGACCAGAGGCTCGTACGGGCCGCCTTCGCGATGCTCGTCGAGTCCGCGCCCGACATGGAGGTGGTGGGCCAGGCGGGCACCGGCGTCGAAGCGGTCGAGCTGGCCCGCTCCGCGCGGGCCGACCTCGTCGTCATGGACATCCGGATGCCCGACCTCGACGGGATCGGGGCGACGCGGCTGATCGCCGCCGACGAGGACCTGGCCGGGGTGAAGGTGCTGGTCCTGACGACGTTCGACACCGACGAGCACGTCGTCGAGGCGCTGCGCGCGGGAGCGTCCGGATTCCTCGTCAAGGACACCAGGCCCGCCGATCTCCTCACCGCCATCAGAACGGTCGCGGCCGGGGACGCCCTGCTCTCGCCCGGCCCGACGGCCGGGCTGATCGCCCGCGTGCTGCGCAGCCCGCAGCCGCCCGTGAGCGGTGGCCCGGACGGGCTCTCGGGCCGGGAGCGCCAGGTGCTCGGGCTCGTCGCCCGGGGCCTCAACAACTCCGAGATCGCCGGGACCCTGGGCCTCAGCCCGCTCACCGCGAAGACCCACGTCAGCCGGATCATGGGGAAGACCGGTGCCCGGGACCGCGCGCAGCTGGTGATCATCGCCTATGAGTCGGGCCTGGTCACACCGGCCGGCGACGCGGCGGACCGGTCCGGACCGGGCACCGGCACGGCGGTGGGCGCGGGTGGCGCGGGGGCCGGGGCCGCCGGCCCCTCCCCGTACCGGACAATGGGCGCATGA
- a CDS encoding ATP-binding protein, with amino-acid sequence MTVVNRDPLEAPHKVRNDALIAAGAGALSVALGITADGGRAPDALGWTLLVCTVVPLVGRRVRPLLALVVMIPFLMAYHGCDNTHMAPIPQTWIALYTVAATGRPLRTLLTGIGVLGAMLSVVLTISAHEGLQLLRLSGWIVAVLFCGVDVRIYRQYVASIVERAERAERTREEEARRRVAEEQLRIARDLHDLLAHSITLIGVRTSVASHILTVDPERLDRAAVAQALDDIADTCREARAELRTTLQVLRADSHEADGPLPDLAALPALVRSARAAGAQVDLSVRAPEGRLPPATGAAAYRIVQESLTNAVRHAGPGVRISVAVVPDGDRALRVTVTDDGPGGASRRRAGRRADGDPAGFGIVGMRERARSTGGTLAVGPRPGGGFEVRALLPFHEREHRNQPQETAL; translated from the coding sequence ATGACGGTCGTCAACCGCGATCCCCTGGAAGCGCCGCACAAGGTGCGCAACGACGCCCTCATCGCGGCGGGGGCCGGTGCGCTCTCGGTCGCCCTCGGCATCACCGCCGACGGCGGCCGGGCCCCCGACGCCCTGGGCTGGACGCTGCTGGTCTGCACCGTCGTCCCCCTGGTGGGCCGGCGGGTCCGGCCGCTGCTCGCCCTGGTGGTGATGATCCCGTTCCTCATGGCGTACCACGGGTGCGACAACACGCACATGGCGCCGATACCGCAGACCTGGATCGCCCTCTACACGGTGGCCGCGACCGGCAGGCCGCTGCGCACACTGCTGACCGGCATCGGCGTCCTCGGCGCCATGCTGTCCGTGGTGCTCACCATCAGCGCCCACGAGGGACTGCAACTGCTGCGCCTCTCGGGGTGGATCGTCGCCGTGCTGTTCTGCGGTGTGGACGTGCGCATCTACCGGCAGTACGTCGCCTCCATCGTGGAACGCGCCGAGCGCGCCGAACGCACCCGGGAGGAGGAGGCCCGCCGCCGGGTCGCCGAGGAACAACTGCGGATCGCCCGCGATCTGCACGATCTGCTCGCGCACAGCATCACGCTCATCGGGGTGCGGACCTCGGTCGCCTCGCACATCCTGACCGTCGACCCGGAACGCCTCGACCGGGCGGCCGTCGCCCAGGCCCTCGACGACATCGCCGACACCTGCCGCGAGGCCCGCGCCGAACTGCGCACCACCCTCCAGGTGCTGCGCGCCGACAGCCACGAGGCGGACGGGCCGCTGCCCGACCTGGCCGCACTGCCCGCCCTCGTACGCTCCGCCCGTGCCGCCGGGGCCCAGGTCGACCTCTCGGTGCGCGCCCCGGAGGGTCGGCTGCCCCCGGCGACCGGCGCCGCCGCCTACCGGATCGTGCAGGAATCCCTGACCAACGCGGTCCGGCACGCGGGGCCCGGGGTACGGATCAGCGTCGCGGTGGTGCCCGACGGCGACCGGGCGCTGCGCGTCACCGTCACCGACGACGGACCGGGTGGCGCGTCGAGGAGGCGGGCGGGGCGACGGGCGGACGGGGACCCGGCCGGCTTCGGCATCGTGGGAATGCGGGAACGCGCCCGCAGCACCGGGGGCACACTGGCCGTCGGACCCCGCCCCGGCGGCGGCTTCGAAGTCCGCGCCCTGCTGCCGTTCCACGAGCGGGAGCACCGGAACCAGCCCCAGGAGACCGCCCTGTGA